In Halobacteriovorax marinus SJ, the following proteins share a genomic window:
- a CDS encoding pirin family protein, which translates to MKTTRVRKILKNSRKHWVGNGFYVSTLWSPGTSLYEYTNPFLMLDYASPLEFSPREKERRGVGVHPHRGFETVTFSIFGEVEHRDSSGGGGIICPGDVQWMSAASGVVHDEFHSDNFTRKGGLFSMVQLWVNLPSEHKMGKPRYQSIKSEEFERFKSDDFNVKVIAGSFEGLEGKCETYTNMDVYDISFKKDSVFKTTYFKNRNYIALILDGSLTINNETYSGEVALSLESLNDELSLSAVKGSRILLMSGEPINEPVASYGPFVMNTKEELVQAVEDFNAGRMGNL; encoded by the coding sequence ATGAAGACGACTAGAGTACGAAAAATCTTAAAGAATAGTCGAAAGCATTGGGTTGGTAATGGTTTCTACGTAAGCACTCTTTGGAGTCCGGGAACTTCTCTCTATGAATATACAAACCCTTTTCTGATGCTTGATTACGCCTCTCCTCTCGAGTTCTCCCCAAGAGAAAAAGAGAGAAGAGGAGTAGGGGTTCACCCTCACCGAGGATTTGAAACTGTTACTTTTTCAATCTTTGGTGAAGTTGAACACCGAGACTCAAGTGGAGGCGGAGGGATCATCTGCCCTGGAGATGTCCAGTGGATGAGTGCTGCAAGTGGAGTTGTTCACGATGAATTTCACTCCGATAACTTTACAAGGAAGGGAGGCCTATTTTCGATGGTTCAGCTGTGGGTAAATCTTCCATCTGAACACAAAATGGGAAAACCTCGTTATCAAAGTATTAAGAGCGAAGAGTTCGAAAGATTTAAAAGCGATGATTTTAATGTAAAGGTTATTGCCGGAAGTTTTGAAGGTTTAGAAGGAAAGTGTGAGACGTATACAAATATGGATGTCTACGATATTTCCTTTAAAAAAGATTCTGTTTTTAAAACTACTTATTTTAAAAACAGAAATTATATTGCTCTCATTTTAGATGGATCTTTAACTATAAATAATGAGACTTATTCTGGAGAAGTGGCCCTAAGTCTTGAGAGCTTAAATGACGAGCTTTCACTGAGTGCAGTCAAGGGCAGTAGAATTCTTCTAATGAGTGGTGAACCCATTAATGAGCCAGTAGCGTCATATGGACCCTTTGTAATGAATACCAAGGAAGAGTTGGTGCAGGCCGTTGAAGACTTTAATGCTGGAAGAATGGGGAATTTGTAA
- the recQ gene encoding DNA helicase RecQ yields MRDKQIHQILKDKFGHKSFRLSQHDIVNSILDGHDTMAIMPTGGGKSICYQVPALYLEGITLVVSPLISLMSDQVSNLAANGIHAVYLNSNQSPEQRQEAISDIRSKRAKLVYISPEGILSGGNSSLLESIDISLIAIDEAHCVSQWGHEFRPDYTRLGLLKELFPSTPLMALTATADEKTRRDIAYQLKMEEPNIYISSFDRSNIKYSILEREDEIKQLDEFISKNHAGDTGIVYCLSRKKVESVSKKLKERGHHSFAYHAGLSANERDFVQKAFNNDDGIIIVATVAFGMGIDRPDVRFVAHLDLPKSVESYYQETGRAGRDGQAANAWMVYGLQDVIKHSHMLETTEASEHYKKVAREKLDSMLSICETTKCRRNFLLQYFEEESSPKCDNCDSCLHPGDVWDARVDAQKLLSTIFRTGQRYGANYIVDVLRGSKNSKVEERGHHNLSVYGIGKDETKSHWNLIVRQLLNMKYIAISNWEYRTLTLMKKSEALLKGEEEFLLKKRKITLRKSAPTENQNHQRDDLFNNLRKIRKSIANENGLAPFMIFGDKTLHDMCHLLPRDKSEFLMVNGVGTNKCERYGDDFLKEINSYIQRN; encoded by the coding sequence ATGAGAGATAAGCAAATTCATCAGATTTTAAAAGATAAGTTCGGCCACAAGAGCTTTAGGCTATCACAGCACGATATCGTAAATTCCATACTAGATGGGCACGATACAATGGCGATAATGCCAACAGGTGGTGGTAAGTCTATATGCTACCAAGTTCCAGCTCTCTACTTAGAGGGAATTACTCTGGTTGTTTCACCTCTCATTTCATTAATGAGCGATCAAGTCTCTAATTTAGCTGCTAATGGTATTCATGCTGTTTACCTAAATTCTAATCAGAGTCCGGAACAAAGACAGGAAGCTATTTCTGATATTAGATCCAAGAGAGCAAAACTCGTTTATATTTCCCCGGAAGGAATTCTCTCTGGTGGAAACTCAAGTCTCCTAGAGAGTATAGATATATCCCTCATTGCCATAGATGAAGCTCACTGTGTTTCTCAGTGGGGTCATGAGTTTAGACCGGACTACACCCGGCTTGGGCTATTGAAAGAGTTATTTCCAAGCACTCCTCTTATGGCCTTAACGGCGACGGCCGATGAGAAAACGAGAAGAGATATAGCGTACCAATTGAAGATGGAAGAACCTAATATCTATATTTCATCATTCGATAGATCTAATATTAAATATTCAATCTTAGAGAGAGAAGACGAGATAAAGCAGCTAGATGAATTTATCTCTAAAAATCATGCTGGCGATACAGGTATTGTTTATTGCCTTTCAAGAAAGAAGGTTGAGTCCGTATCTAAGAAGTTAAAAGAGAGGGGACATCACTCCTTTGCTTATCATGCAGGTCTCTCCGCTAATGAAAGAGACTTTGTTCAAAAAGCTTTTAATAATGACGATGGAATTATTATTGTCGCAACTGTTGCCTTTGGAATGGGAATAGATCGACCTGATGTACGTTTTGTGGCCCACCTCGATTTACCTAAGAGTGTTGAGAGTTATTATCAGGAAACAGGGCGAGCAGGGAGAGACGGGCAAGCGGCGAATGCGTGGATGGTATACGGTCTGCAGGACGTAATAAAACACTCTCACATGCTTGAGACAACTGAAGCTTCTGAACATTATAAGAAAGTTGCGAGAGAGAAATTAGATTCAATGCTCTCAATTTGTGAGACGACAAAGTGTAGAAGGAACTTTCTACTACAATACTTTGAAGAAGAGAGTTCTCCTAAATGTGATAATTGTGATTCTTGCTTACATCCGGGTGATGTTTGGGATGCAAGAGTTGATGCACAAAAATTATTATCTACTATCTTTAGAACCGGTCAGAGATATGGTGCAAATTATATTGTGGACGTTTTAAGAGGGAGTAAGAACTCAAAGGTTGAAGAGAGAGGGCATCACAATCTATCGGTCTATGGGATTGGAAAAGATGAAACCAAATCTCATTGGAATCTCATCGTTCGTCAATTACTCAATATGAAGTATATCGCAATTAGTAATTGGGAATATAGAACTCTCACCCTAATGAAAAAGAGTGAAGCCCTATTAAAAGGTGAAGAAGAGTTCTTACTTAAAAAGAGAAAAATTACACTAAGAAAAAGCGCTCCAACTGAAAACCAGAATCACCAACGTGATGATCTATTCAATAATTTAAGAAAAATTCGTAAAAGTATTGCTAACGAAAATGGACTTGCTCCCTTTATGATCTTTGGCGATAAGACTCTTCATGATATGTGCCATCTTCTACCTAGAGATAAGAGCGAGTTTCTTATGGTCAATGGAGTGGGGACTAATAAGTGTGAGCGCTATGGTGATGACTTTCTAAAAGAAATCAACTCATATATACAAAGAAATTAG
- a CDS encoding CHASE domain-containing protein, with product MKIKYLISILFSALAYFIAARFSLLLAIPPGFASAVWPPAGIALACLFYFRESAVVGILLGSFLANFWPHISVEDFSLVQRPFITAFVIAVGASLQSLIVYRAVLYFDNSNLKLDTKESILKFQFITGPIGSLISSSIGVSTLFFSGIITSQSFLFSWFNWWVGDAIGALVFTPLFLTFIRKGNTLWKSRILSFSIPIILLFSLIVFFFLNAREWEKSRLENNFISRFNTFTTMFRNYIYYYEDTINSTQSFFESSEFVEEESFEKFTSNIIRNKSGIRAISWNKVVAKEDLESFIDMKRKSGHESFRVTEKDSDNRIIPARSRDEHVIVSYIYPFEENKLAHGLDISYSPKRVETLVKANKLRDTFITADITLVQDRNELYPKGFLTLTPVYKKYGLNEVDGYVVGVFNYKKMIDEIFKELDTSGLELYLADQTYNIIYSNVDRLHTSKYPEINSNSVMQVNGDFTKEYNLKFKNRSWKLIINQTGNDNTTHQTWYAWYVLAGGLFVLSIISSFLLIVTGKENRLKLVTKKLEESENDLKLANEELEAKVRERTKKLIHANEVKSNFLANMSHEIRTPLNGILGISSLLYERMEKKENIEYLNIIKRSSEDLLQIINDILDFSKIESDGIELESLPFDLHKELEDIKNLMISSSTSQNKIEIFWDNDLTKVYTSDRLRIRQILINLIGNANKFTTNGKIEITVKELSSSQEISNLQIIVKDNGIGIPATSQSNIFKSFTQADISTTRRFGGTGLGLSISKALAEIFGGDITFESEEGKGTTFTFSISLTKATDSEIENNFNASTATLEVSERAKSISVLIAEDNKINQIVITKMLSKVGIEAELVENGLEVLEAVERKKYDLILMDCHMPEMDGLEATRKIIEKYKQDAPIIVAVSASAMKDEIQTSYDAGMRDFISKPVKVNDFIRVLNKFFKD from the coding sequence ATGAAAATTAAATACCTGATCAGTATATTATTTAGTGCTCTCGCCTACTTTATTGCTGCGAGATTCTCACTACTACTAGCAATTCCACCTGGTTTTGCTAGTGCTGTTTGGCCTCCAGCAGGTATTGCGCTGGCCTGTCTCTTCTACTTTAGAGAGAGCGCTGTTGTTGGTATTTTATTGGGATCATTTTTGGCCAACTTCTGGCCTCATATATCAGTAGAAGACTTCTCTCTAGTGCAGAGGCCATTTATAACAGCCTTTGTAATTGCGGTTGGAGCGAGTTTACAATCCCTGATCGTTTATAGAGCAGTACTCTACTTTGATAACAGCAATCTTAAGCTAGATACAAAAGAATCCATATTAAAATTTCAATTTATCACTGGCCCTATTGGGTCGTTAATAAGCTCATCTATTGGAGTGAGTACACTATTTTTTTCTGGAATAATCACAAGCCAATCATTTCTCTTTTCTTGGTTTAATTGGTGGGTTGGAGATGCGATTGGAGCTCTCGTTTTCACACCTCTCTTTTTAACCTTTATAAGAAAAGGAAATACTCTATGGAAGAGTAGAATTTTAAGTTTCTCTATTCCTATAATCCTTTTATTTTCACTTATCGTTTTCTTCTTCTTAAATGCTAGAGAGTGGGAAAAGAGTCGACTAGAGAATAACTTTATTTCCAGATTTAATACCTTCACCACAATGTTTAGAAATTATATCTACTACTATGAAGATACAATTAACTCTACTCAAAGCTTCTTTGAAAGTTCCGAATTTGTAGAAGAAGAATCCTTTGAAAAATTTACTTCTAATATCATTAGAAATAAGTCTGGAATAAGAGCAATCTCATGGAATAAAGTTGTCGCAAAGGAAGATCTAGAATCCTTTATAGATATGAAGAGAAAGAGTGGGCACGAGAGTTTTAGAGTTACTGAAAAAGATAGTGATAATAGAATTATTCCTGCTAGATCTAGAGATGAGCATGTCATCGTTTCCTATATCTATCCTTTTGAAGAGAATAAATTGGCCCATGGTCTTGATATCTCCTATTCTCCAAAGAGAGTGGAAACATTAGTTAAGGCCAATAAGCTAAGAGATACATTTATCACAGCTGATATTACTTTAGTTCAGGATAGAAATGAGCTCTACCCAAAAGGATTTCTCACACTAACTCCTGTTTATAAGAAGTATGGTCTAAATGAAGTTGATGGCTATGTTGTAGGAGTCTTCAATTATAAGAAAATGATTGATGAAATTTTCAAAGAATTAGATACTAGCGGATTAGAGCTATATCTCGCAGATCAAACTTATAATATCATCTATTCGAATGTAGATAGACTCCACACATCTAAATACCCCGAAATCAATTCAAATTCAGTCATGCAGGTGAATGGGGATTTTACAAAAGAATATAATCTTAAATTTAAGAATAGATCTTGGAAGTTGATTATCAATCAGACAGGAAATGACAATACTACTCATCAAACATGGTACGCATGGTATGTTCTCGCTGGAGGACTATTTGTACTCAGTATTATCTCTTCTTTTCTTCTCATTGTGACGGGTAAAGAGAATAGGTTAAAGCTAGTAACGAAGAAATTAGAAGAATCAGAAAATGATCTTAAACTCGCCAATGAAGAGCTAGAGGCTAAGGTTAGAGAAAGAACAAAGAAGTTAATTCACGCCAATGAAGTCAAATCAAACTTTTTGGCGAATATGAGTCATGAAATAAGAACTCCTCTTAATGGTATTCTAGGTATTTCTTCCCTACTCTATGAGAGAATGGAGAAGAAAGAAAATATTGAATATCTAAATATTATCAAGAGAAGTAGTGAAGATCTCTTACAAATTATTAACGATATTTTAGACTTCTCAAAGATAGAGTCCGATGGTATCGAATTAGAGAGCTTACCTTTTGATCTTCATAAAGAATTAGAAGATATTAAGAATCTCATGATTAGTTCGAGTACTTCTCAAAATAAAATTGAAATCTTTTGGGACAACGATCTCACCAAAGTTTACACATCCGATCGACTGAGAATTAGACAAATTCTAATCAATCTTATTGGTAACGCTAATAAATTCACAACGAATGGAAAGATAGAGATCACAGTCAAAGAGCTTTCCTCTAGTCAGGAGATCTCTAATTTGCAAATTATTGTAAAAGATAATGGGATTGGTATTCCTGCAACATCTCAGAGTAATATTTTCAAATCTTTCACTCAAGCTGATATCTCAACAACGAGAAGATTTGGAGGAACAGGACTAGGTCTATCTATTAGTAAGGCCCTTGCTGAAATTTTTGGTGGAGATATTACTTTTGAAAGTGAGGAGGGCAAGGGAACGACCTTTACCTTTAGTATCTCTCTCACTAAAGCGACAGATAGTGAAATTGAAAACAACTTCAACGCTAGCACAGCTACTCTAGAAGTAAGCGAAAGGGCTAAATCAATATCTGTTCTAATTGCTGAGGATAATAAGATTAATCAAATTGTTATCACCAAAATGCTCTCAAAAGTTGGAATAGAAGCAGAGCTCGTTGAAAATGGCCTAGAGGTTCTAGAGGCCGTTGAGAGAAAGAAGTATGACCTGATCCTAATGGATTGTCATATGCCAGAAATGGATGGTCTAGAGGCAACAAGGAAGATCATTGAAAAGTACAAACAAGATGCACCAATAATTGTTGCAGTTAGTGCTTCAGCCATGAAAGATGAAATACAGACAAGTTATGATGCTGGGATGAGAGACTTTATATCTAAGCCAGTAAAGGTAAATGACTTTATTCGCGTTCTAAATAAATTTTTTAAGGACTAA
- a CDS encoding CvfB family protein, with the protein MVEIGQINKMVISRVSDGGSFLKLSDEIDEVFMPNNLGPLSPVVGQAVDAFVYVDTAGKLVATDQTPSAVVGEYALMRAIEVQEFGAFFDWGIDKDLLVPGNQQKMRVRKFEDHIVRVCIEEETDRVFGSTKLGKYISESNFDITKGDEVEIVVAHKSELGYRVIINKKFIGMIYDSEIFQDIQVGGKYSANVKKIRDDGLVDISLQPLGVKNMLDSKEVILEFLKDQGGSSHLNDKSSPEDIKRSLNMSKKTFKAAIGMLYKDKKIAISKSGIELLKV; encoded by the coding sequence ATGGTTGAAATTGGTCAAATAAATAAAATGGTTATTAGTCGTGTTTCTGATGGAGGGTCATTTTTAAAGCTCTCTGATGAGATTGATGAGGTATTTATGCCCAATAACCTAGGGCCGTTAAGTCCAGTTGTGGGTCAAGCAGTTGATGCATTTGTATATGTCGATACTGCCGGAAAACTCGTTGCCACTGATCAGACTCCAAGTGCAGTAGTGGGCGAATATGCCCTTATGAGGGCCATTGAAGTTCAAGAATTCGGCGCTTTCTTTGATTGGGGAATTGATAAAGACCTACTTGTTCCTGGTAACCAACAGAAAATGAGAGTCAGAAAGTTTGAAGATCATATTGTTAGGGTTTGTATTGAAGAGGAGACTGATCGAGTCTTTGGAAGTACAAAGCTTGGGAAGTATATCAGTGAGTCTAACTTTGATATCACTAAAGGTGATGAAGTTGAGATCGTTGTCGCCCATAAGTCAGAACTTGGATATAGAGTGATTATCAATAAGAAGTTTATCGGTATGATCTATGACTCAGAAATTTTTCAAGATATTCAAGTCGGAGGTAAATACTCGGCCAATGTTAAGAAAATTAGAGATGATGGTCTAGTTGATATTTCTCTGCAACCTCTTGGCGTTAAGAATATGCTTGATTCAAAGGAAGTTATTTTAGAGTTTCTTAAGGATCAAGGAGGCTCAAGTCACTTAAATGATAAGAGTTCTCCGGAGGATATTAAACGCAGTCTAAATATGAGTAAGAAGACCTTTAAAGCCGCAATTGGTATGCTCTATAAGGACAAGAAGATAGCCATATCGAAGTCCGGGATCGAGCTTTTAAAAGTCTAA
- a CDS encoding redoxin family protein, whose protein sequence is MKKLLFAFLFSSSLFAMSPGDKAPDFKLLGQDGKLVSLSSLKKPVMLEWFNDGCPFVRKHYDSNNMQDTQKFFKEETGGTWVSIVSSAKGKQGHLSSSSVAKDMLEEESSKADHMLLDLDGKVGQLYGAKTTPQMVYIGEDGIVKYYGAIDSIASAAKSDIKKAVNYVKEAVKDLKSSGKVKVAKSKPYGCGVKY, encoded by the coding sequence ATGAAGAAGTTATTATTCGCCTTTCTATTTTCATCGAGTTTATTTGCAATGTCTCCTGGTGATAAAGCACCAGATTTTAAATTACTAGGACAAGACGGTAAGCTCGTCTCTTTATCTAGTCTAAAAAAACCAGTTATGCTTGAGTGGTTTAACGATGGATGTCCGTTTGTAAGAAAGCATTACGACTCTAATAATATGCAAGATACGCAGAAGTTTTTTAAAGAGGAAACTGGTGGAACTTGGGTATCTATTGTTTCTTCCGCAAAAGGAAAGCAGGGTCATCTCTCTTCTAGCTCAGTTGCAAAGGATATGTTGGAAGAGGAGAGTTCTAAGGCCGATCACATGCTATTGGACTTAGATGGAAAAGTTGGACAATTATACGGAGCCAAGACTACGCCTCAAATGGTTTATATTGGTGAAGATGGAATCGTTAAGTATTATGGTGCCATTGATAGTATTGCAAGTGCGGCAAAGAGTGATATCAAGAAAGCTGTGAATTATGTCAAAGAAGCAGTTAAAGATTTAAAGAGCTCTGGCAAAGTAAAAGTTGCGAAGAGCAAGCCTTATGGTTGTGGTGTAAAGTACTAA
- a CDS encoding SH3 domain-containing protein, which translates to MKKLIFALILGFLAIQFETQAACTIKYKSNLRGDATTHSSIVSALPKYTPLIILEKNGDWFKVKGMKFEGWLFHSLLDENLECMSVKDTANAFCPTKNEQHKRAIEYNEGFKVLRKEIGCNLVLDRNRRQLWLNNTNVFPETASMKIRFN; encoded by the coding sequence ATGAAGAAATTAATCTTCGCTCTCATTCTTGGTTTCCTTGCAATTCAATTTGAAACGCAAGCAGCTTGCACAATCAAGTACAAAAGTAACTTACGTGGAGATGCAACAACACATTCATCAATTGTTAGTGCACTCCCTAAGTACACTCCATTAATCATTCTTGAAAAAAATGGAGACTGGTTCAAAGTAAAAGGAATGAAATTTGAAGGCTGGCTCTTTCACTCACTCTTAGACGAAAACTTAGAGTGTATGTCTGTAAAAGATACTGCGAATGCCTTTTGTCCAACAAAGAACGAACAACATAAGAGGGCCATTGAATATAACGAGGGCTTTAAAGTTTTACGCAAAGAGATTGGATGTAATTTAGTGCTTGATAGAAATAGAAGGCAGCTTTGGTTAAACAATACAAATGTTTTTCCAGAAACTGCCTCTATGAAGATTCGATTTAATTAG
- a CDS encoding PqqD family protein codes for MFIKRGHYNKERTTDRSNPILNNPEGKSFQVTYMSAFIWEALDGETSINEISQKIEETSKVDKPELSNIVESIVHQLRDVGLVGRIG; via the coding sequence ATGTTTATTAAAAGAGGTCATTACAATAAAGAAAGAACGACAGATCGTTCAAATCCAATCCTCAATAACCCTGAAGGAAAGTCCTTTCAGGTCACTTATATGTCTGCATTTATCTGGGAAGCACTTGACGGTGAAACTTCAATAAATGAAATCTCTCAAAAAATTGAGGAAACAAGTAAAGTAGATAAGCCAGAGTTAAGCAATATCGTAGAGAGTATTGTTCATCAGCTTAGAGATGTTGGCCTAGTAGGCAGAATAGGATAA
- the ablB gene encoding putative beta-lysine N-acetyltransferase, which translates to MNYDQLESVDGSLTQHGKYNDRLYIMKLAKSGDISKAISKIEGLAKRKNYGKIFAKVSNLSAKYFGEGKYSLEAKVPNLYNGSRDGYFFSKYLDDQREEIDDESIASVVKLAEKKKNSSKNIDEEMTFEELSEDDVDDIVKIYKVVFKTYPFPIFDPKYVLDSLKENVRIFGAKVNGKIIAVSSCEIDYDAENVEMTDFATLPEYRGKGISHKLLSLMDLKMKLAGIKTAYTIARSKSFGMNITFSRRDYSFAGTLKNNTNISGSIESMNVWYKRLSF; encoded by the coding sequence ATGAATTACGACCAGCTAGAAAGCGTCGATGGCTCCCTGACTCAACATGGGAAGTATAATGATCGTCTCTATATTATGAAGCTGGCGAAGTCCGGCGATATCTCAAAAGCAATAAGTAAAATTGAAGGTCTGGCCAAGCGTAAAAACTATGGCAAAATCTTTGCGAAGGTTTCTAACCTAAGTGCAAAGTACTTTGGTGAAGGCAAGTATAGCCTTGAAGCAAAAGTTCCAAATCTATACAACGGAAGTAGGGATGGTTATTTCTTCTCAAAGTATCTCGATGATCAAAGAGAAGAAATTGATGATGAATCTATTGCTAGCGTTGTAAAGCTTGCTGAAAAGAAAAAAAATAGTTCAAAAAATATAGATGAAGAAATGACTTTTGAAGAGTTAAGTGAAGATGACGTAGATGATATTGTAAAAATCTATAAAGTTGTCTTTAAAACTTATCCTTTTCCCATCTTTGATCCAAAGTATGTTCTGGATTCTCTAAAAGAGAACGTCAGGATTTTTGGTGCAAAGGTTAATGGGAAAATCATTGCTGTTTCATCCTGTGAAATTGACTACGATGCAGAGAATGTTGAAATGACTGACTTCGCAACACTCCCAGAGTATCGAGGTAAAGGAATTTCCCATAAACTCCTCTCTTTAATGGATTTAAAGATGAAGCTGGCAGGAATTAAAACAGCTTATACTATTGCTCGTTCAAAATCGTTTGGGATGAATATTACTTTTTCAAGAAGAGATTATTCATTTGCGGGAACGCTAAAGAATAATACGAATATATCAGGCAGCATTGAGAGTATGAATGTCTGGTACAAGCGACTAAGTTTCTAA
- a CDS encoding sodium/proline symporter, whose product MVVYSFLFFLLLFVLIGVSSTLKSKKNNSDYLMAGQDIKPWLAALSAVATNNSGYMFIGMIGYTYTSGLQSIWLMVGWIFGDYIVSNFVHKKLRVQAEEKNMLSFGGVLSRWYGEDFKKLRLLAGVITVLFLGVYAAAQFKAGSKALHVLFGWDYSTGAIIGSIIVFAYCLSGGLRASIWTDAAQSIVMIFAMAMLFFVGVSNTGGFSSYLSNLNSVAPGYLSVIPTGLAIDNSMGVFLFIVGWIFGGFGIIGQPHIMIRFMTINNSESMNKTRAYYYAWYIAFYALTIGVGLTARLILPEASNFDAELALPLMSQALLPKVLIGVVLAGIFSATMSTADSQILSCSAAFTMDIFPKGKSNLWITKLTTACVTVMALLIALYGSKNVFELVLISWSVLSAAFGPLLLLFAIGKRLTEASAIAVVLSGVIVTVIWRAIGLGGTMFEVAPGMIAGFLTYFVLSKLTEYVPKESEC is encoded by the coding sequence ATGGTGGTTTATAGTTTTCTATTTTTTCTACTTCTATTTGTATTGATAGGAGTTTCCTCAACTCTTAAAAGTAAGAAGAATAATTCAGACTACCTAATGGCGGGACAAGATATCAAACCTTGGTTGGCCGCCCTTTCTGCGGTTGCGACTAATAATAGTGGATATATGTTTATTGGTATGATTGGTTATACATATACCAGCGGGTTACAATCTATCTGGCTAATGGTTGGATGGATCTTTGGTGATTACATTGTAAGTAATTTTGTTCACAAGAAACTTAGAGTACAAGCAGAAGAGAAGAATATGCTAAGTTTTGGAGGGGTTCTTTCAAGATGGTATGGTGAAGACTTTAAAAAATTAAGGTTGTTAGCAGGTGTTATAACTGTTCTCTTCCTTGGTGTATATGCTGCCGCTCAGTTTAAGGCCGGAAGTAAGGCTCTCCATGTTCTCTTTGGTTGGGACTATAGTACGGGAGCAATAATTGGAAGTATTATCGTTTTTGCTTACTGCCTATCTGGTGGACTTAGAGCGTCTATCTGGACTGACGCTGCTCAATCTATTGTCATGATTTTTGCGATGGCAATGTTATTCTTTGTTGGTGTGAGCAATACTGGTGGATTCTCATCTTACTTATCAAATTTAAATTCTGTGGCACCAGGGTACCTGAGTGTAATCCCAACTGGACTTGCCATTGATAATTCTATGGGAGTCTTTCTCTTTATTGTTGGTTGGATCTTCGGTGGTTTCGGAATTATCGGTCAACCACATATCATGATTCGATTTATGACTATAAATAATTCTGAAAGTATGAATAAGACACGTGCTTACTACTATGCTTGGTATATTGCTTTTTACGCATTAACAATTGGTGTAGGGCTTACTGCGAGACTGATTTTACCAGAGGCCAGCAACTTTGATGCTGAATTAGCACTTCCTCTAATGAGTCAGGCGCTACTTCCAAAAGTATTAATTGGAGTTGTGTTAGCGGGAATTTTCTCTGCCACTATGTCTACAGCTGACTCACAAATTCTGAGTTGCTCAGCGGCGTTTACAATGGATATTTTTCCAAAAGGAAAATCAAATTTATGGATTACCAAGCTTACAACAGCGTGTGTGACAGTGATGGCACTATTGATTGCACTCTATGGTAGTAAGAATGTTTTTGAACTTGTTCTTATATCATGGTCTGTTTTATCGGCAGCCTTTGGTCCACTCTTACTTCTCTTTGCAATAGGAAAGAGATTAACTGAAGCGAGTGCAATTGCTGTAGTTCTCTCTGGAGTTATAGTTACAGTTATCTGGAGAGCAATTGGGCTTGGAGGAACAATGTTTGAAGTTGCTCCTGGAATGATTGCAGGTTTTCTGACATACTTTGTATTATCTAAACTTACTGAGTATGTACCTAAGGAAAGTGAATGCTAG
- a CDS encoding mechanosensitive ion channel family protein, which translates to MLEELAVYSYPLGVSIIFILLYLYFRLKIKRAEKLKLKNIKKREIHGAVETDSPVENDEKDIKERGIHAIEDRFSFISKALPLALFGIWSIVVFIPYLGSIPSVYISIIAAILSVIAGVSLRPFLENLFSGVVISFFKFIKIGDTVIIDDHYGLIEEIGLTYSIVKKWDWNRVVIPNSKLIQKEIQNLTINDQYIWAHIEFYVSPETDLEELEKWAKESPLKSKYFANTEEPTFWVMGLEKDSIRCWVAAWADNPSDAWELRNDMRTSLLKRLQQEGVSFHLNHWKTNLISSS; encoded by the coding sequence ATGCTAGAAGAGCTCGCCGTATACTCATACCCATTGGGTGTGAGTATAATTTTTATCCTCTTATATCTATATTTTCGTTTAAAGATTAAGAGAGCTGAAAAATTAAAGTTAAAGAATATAAAGAAAAGGGAGATTCATGGAGCTGTAGAAACAGATTCTCCCGTTGAAAATGATGAAAAAGATATTAAAGAGAGGGGGATTCATGCTATTGAAGACCGTTTCTCTTTCATCAGTAAAGCTCTACCCCTTGCGCTCTTTGGAATATGGTCTATCGTTGTCTTTATTCCTTATCTAGGAAGTATTCCCTCTGTTTATATTTCAATAATTGCGGCCATCCTCTCTGTTATAGCGGGTGTGTCTCTAAGACCTTTCTTGGAAAACTTATTCTCTGGAGTTGTGATCTCATTTTTTAAGTTTATTAAGATTGGTGATACCGTCATCATTGACGATCACTACGGCTTAATTGAAGAAATCGGCTTAACTTATTCCATCGTAAAGAAATGGGATTGGAATAGAGTTGTTATTCCAAATTCAAAGTTAATTCAAAAAGAAATTCAAAACCTCACAATTAACGATCAGTATATTTGGGCCCATATCGAGTTCTATGTTTCTCCTGAGACAGATCTAGAGGAGCTTGAGAAATGGGCGAAAGAAAGTCCATTGAAGTCCAAGTATTTTGCAAATACGGAAGAGCCGACGTTTTGGGTAATGGGACTAGAGAAGGATTCAATTAGATGTTGGGTCGCTGCCTGGGCCGATAATCCTAGTGATGCGTGGGAGCTTCGAAATGATATGCGAACAAGCCTTCTGAAGAGGCTGCAGCAAGAAGGGGTTAGCTTTCACCTTAACCATTGGAAAACTAATTTAATTTCAAGTAGTTAA